A region from the Gemmatimonadota bacterium genome encodes:
- a CDS encoding GNAT family N-acetyltransferase, whose translation MHKVAVRRAHPRPRRNTKSHLSATHFARAAATGDAADVAGILAQFAEEGQLLPRSLGEIEAAIHDFVVIVDGNDRVLGCAALTEYSPSVAEVGAVAVSRDAQGRGLGSLAVRGVEAVARRRGIPELFAMSRATQFFESLGYATTSLDRFPEKVARYEALAARGVPIAPKSCFTKRLG comes from the coding sequence ATGCATAAAGTCGCAGTCCGTCGGGCTCACCCCCGTCCCCGCAGAAACACGAAGTCGCACCTCAGTGCGACTCATTTCGCGCGCGCGGCCGCGACTGGCGACGCCGCCGATGTTGCGGGGATCCTGGCGCAGTTCGCCGAGGAGGGGCAGTTGCTCCCGCGATCCCTCGGCGAGATCGAGGCGGCGATTCACGACTTCGTGGTGATCGTCGACGGAAACGACCGGGTGCTCGGCTGCGCGGCATTGACCGAGTACTCGCCATCTGTCGCTGAAGTGGGTGCGGTGGCCGTCTCACGTGACGCGCAGGGACGCGGGCTGGGCTCGCTCGCGGTACGTGGGGTCGAAGCCGTGGCGCGACGCCGCGGGATCCCGGAACTGTTCGCCATGAGCCGGGCCACCCAGTTCTTCGAGTCGTTGGGATACGCCACCACCTCGCTGGATCGCTTTCCGGAGAAGGTCGCGCGATACGAGGCACTGGCCGCTCGGGGTGTCCCCATCGCGCCGAAGAGCTGCTTTACCAAGCGCCTGGGATGA
- a CDS encoding NAD(P)H-quinone oxidoreductase yields MRAAVLTASGGPEVLAIREVPKPTPAPGEVLVRVRTSALNRADLLQRAGVYPAPPGAPRDITGIEFAGEVESLGAGVRDWSPGDRVFAICGGGAHAEWVTVPAVTLVRVPSRLDWDHAGAIPEAFMTAHDALRTQAGLQRGETVVVHAVASGVGLAAAQLGRAFGAQVFGSTRTPAKLELARQYGMEDGLVVDRELTGLRDRVLAFTSGRGAEVVIDLLGGAYVAASAELAALRGRILLVGAIAGAQATLDLRRILSRRLTLRGTVLRSRSTEEKAEVAVAFEREVVPLLADGSARAHIDRIFDLSEIQEAHAHVESNSSAGKVVIRLS; encoded by the coding sequence ATGCGCGCGGCGGTGCTCACCGCCAGCGGAGGCCCGGAGGTCCTCGCGATCCGCGAGGTCCCCAAACCCACGCCGGCCCCTGGGGAGGTCCTGGTACGCGTCCGCACCAGCGCCCTCAACCGCGCCGACCTCCTCCAGCGGGCCGGTGTGTACCCTGCGCCCCCAGGTGCGCCGCGCGACATCACCGGGATCGAGTTTGCCGGAGAGGTCGAATCGTTAGGCGCTGGGGTCCGGGATTGGTCCCCGGGAGACCGCGTCTTCGCCATCTGCGGGGGCGGCGCCCATGCCGAATGGGTCACGGTGCCGGCCGTGACCCTCGTGCGAGTACCCTCCCGCCTCGACTGGGACCACGCTGGTGCCATCCCCGAGGCCTTCATGACCGCGCATGACGCCCTGCGCACGCAGGCCGGACTGCAGCGCGGCGAGACCGTCGTCGTCCACGCGGTCGCCAGCGGAGTGGGGCTGGCGGCCGCGCAGCTTGGGCGGGCCTTCGGGGCCCAGGTGTTCGGCAGCACGCGCACCCCCGCCAAGTTGGAACTGGCCCGCCAGTACGGCATGGAAGACGGGCTGGTCGTTGACCGGGAACTCACCGGACTCCGCGACCGGGTCCTCGCATTCACTTCCGGCCGCGGTGCCGAGGTGGTGATCGACCTGCTCGGGGGTGCGTATGTTGCCGCGAGCGCCGAACTCGCCGCCCTCCGGGGTCGCATCTTACTCGTCGGCGCGATTGCAGGAGCGCAGGCCACCCTGGACCTTCGCCGCATTCTGTCACGACGGCTGACCTTGCGCGGGACGGTGCTCCGATCGCGCTCCACCGAAGAGAAAGCCGAAGTCGCCGTGGCCTTCGAACGCGAGGTAGTCCCGCTCCTGGCCGACGGCAGCGCCCGGGCGCATATCGACCGGATATTCGACCTCAGTGAGATCCAGGAGGCGCATGCCCACGTCGAGTCCAACTCCAGTGCTGGCAAGGTGGTAATCCGCCTCTCGTGA
- a CDS encoding DinB family protein: MHPLLSEVLAATEAARADLLALIDHLAPGQWDQRASTGGWTVGEVVGHLQLVEDSSVRALFRAFRTARDAGLGHETETASRLHSLDGARIEETVRPLPAPPMVTPTDAADIAARREKLEFSRSGLRKFAAEADGMALSQVKFPHPAIGEIDLYQWVLFIGQHERRHIAQIRRILQVA, translated from the coding sequence ATGCATCCTCTGCTCTCCGAAGTCCTTGCGGCCACCGAAGCCGCCCGCGCCGACCTGCTCGCGCTCATCGACCACCTCGCGCCCGGACAATGGGATCAACGCGCCAGCACCGGTGGATGGACCGTCGGTGAGGTGGTCGGCCACCTGCAGCTCGTCGAGGATTCGTCGGTGCGCGCCTTGTTCCGTGCTTTTCGCACGGCGCGCGATGCCGGTCTCGGCCACGAAACAGAGACGGCCAGCCGCCTGCATTCGCTCGACGGCGCACGGATCGAGGAAACGGTCCGCCCGCTGCCGGCGCCGCCCATGGTGACGCCCACCGACGCGGCGGACATCGCCGCGCGGCGGGAGAAGCTCGAGTTCAGTCGGTCCGGCCTGCGCAAGTTCGCCGCCGAGGCGGATGGGATGGCGCTCTCCCAGGTCAAGTTTCCGCACCCAGCCATCGGGGAGATCGACCTCTACCAGTGGGTGCTCTTCATCGGGCAGCACGAGCGTCGCCACATCGCGCAGATCCGGCGGATCCTGCAGGTCGCGTGA
- a CDS encoding ACT domain-containing protein: MTRVLRQRPERLAVARLDPSHGWPWWATYSRVTSVTRTPSETSVVAEEHLVPVGTKAERGFVAFEVPGPLDFSEIGILASLTSALAATQVSCFAISTFDTDLVLVRSPDVTRAVSAWRGAGWTVEVTA, translated from the coding sequence GTGACGCGCGTCCTTCGGCAGCGACCCGAGCGTCTCGCGGTCGCACGGCTCGACCCGTCGCACGGCTGGCCGTGGTGGGCGACCTACTCGAGGGTCACGTCGGTCACCAGGACGCCGTCGGAGACGTCGGTGGTGGCGGAGGAGCACCTTGTTCCCGTGGGGACCAAGGCCGAACGCGGCTTCGTGGCGTTCGAGGTCCCGGGTCCGCTCGATTTCTCCGAGATCGGGATTTTGGCGAGCCTCACCAGCGCACTCGCGGCGACTCAGGTGAGCTGCTTCGCGATTTCCACCTTCGATACGGACCTCGTCCTCGTCCGGAGTCCGGACGTCACCCGCGCCGTCAGCGCGTGGCGCGGCGCGGGTTGGACGGTCGAGGTTACGGCGTAG
- a CDS encoding ABC transporter ATP-binding protein, whose translation MAAQDAPAKKKVNMSRAWAEARALMWEHRRSLGVGFALMIVNRLAGFVLPASSKFLIDDIIGKQRMDLLWPLALAAGAATIVQAITSFGLSQVVSIAAQRAITDMRIAVQKHVLRLPVSFFDSTKTGVLISRIMSDAEGVRNLVGTGIVQLVGGFLTAIIALGALFWLNWRITALTIVLLAGFGAMMAVAFKRLRPIFRKRGELNAEVTGRLAESVGGVRIVKVYTAEEREERTFIQGAERLFDNVRSTITGTSAVGAGTTVIVGVIGVLLIVMGGGAIGRGEMTLGDFIMYVFFIGMVAAPLVGIASIGTQITEAFAGLDRIREIRDMPTEDAADATKGPVGDVRGAVEFRNVSFAYVEGVPVLRNVSFTAPAGSTTALVGSSGAGKSTMIGLVMAFNRPQQGEIFLDGRPLSDLRLREYRRTLGVVMQDNFLFDGTVRDNLAYSRPDATDEQVRSVARIAHVDEFVEKWEKQYDTVVGERGVKLSGGQRQRVAIARAILADPRILILDEATSSLDSESEAMIRDGLRKLRQGRTTFVIAHRLSTIESADQILVVEEGEIVERGTHAELMALGGRYRDLHNRQYGEESDRYVNPGEDFTAVAPVAGTPPSVARSGP comes from the coding sequence ATGGCTGCCCAGGACGCTCCCGCGAAGAAGAAGGTGAACATGTCCCGCGCATGGGCGGAAGCCCGGGCGTTGATGTGGGAGCATCGTCGATCGTTGGGGGTCGGCTTTGCCCTGATGATCGTGAATCGGCTGGCGGGGTTCGTCCTGCCGGCGAGCTCGAAGTTCCTGATCGATGACATCATCGGCAAGCAGCGGATGGACCTGCTGTGGCCCCTGGCCCTGGCGGCCGGCGCGGCGACGATCGTGCAGGCCATCACCTCGTTCGGGCTCTCACAGGTCGTGTCGATTGCGGCACAGCGCGCGATCACCGATATGCGCATTGCGGTGCAGAAGCATGTGCTGCGACTCCCCGTGTCCTTCTTCGACTCGACCAAGACGGGGGTGTTGATCTCGCGCATCATGTCGGACGCCGAAGGGGTGCGGAACCTGGTGGGAACCGGCATCGTGCAGCTGGTTGGCGGGTTCCTGACCGCGATCATTGCGTTAGGCGCGCTCTTCTGGCTCAACTGGCGCATCACGGCGCTGACCATCGTGTTGCTCGCCGGCTTCGGGGCGATGATGGCGGTGGCGTTCAAGCGCTTGCGCCCGATCTTCCGCAAGCGCGGTGAGTTGAACGCCGAGGTGACCGGGCGTCTGGCCGAGAGTGTCGGCGGGGTGCGGATCGTGAAGGTGTACACCGCCGAGGAGCGTGAGGAGCGCACGTTCATCCAAGGGGCGGAGCGACTGTTCGACAACGTGCGATCGACGATCACGGGGACGTCGGCGGTCGGCGCGGGCACCACGGTCATTGTCGGTGTCATCGGCGTGCTGCTGATCGTGATGGGCGGCGGCGCGATCGGCCGCGGCGAGATGACCCTCGGCGACTTCATCATGTACGTGTTCTTCATCGGGATGGTCGCCGCCCCGCTCGTCGGGATCGCGTCGATCGGCACGCAGATCACCGAGGCGTTCGCCGGGCTGGACCGGATTCGCGAGATCCGGGACATGCCGACGGAGGACGCCGCCGATGCGACGAAGGGCCCGGTGGGCGACGTGCGTGGCGCGGTGGAGTTCCGCAACGTGTCGTTTGCCTATGTGGAGGGAGTGCCCGTGTTGCGCAACGTCTCCTTCACCGCGCCGGCTGGGAGCACGACGGCGCTCGTGGGGAGCAGCGGGGCGGGGAAGAGCACGATGATCGGCTTGGTCATGGCGTTTAACCGACCGCAGCAGGGCGAGATCTTCCTGGATGGACGCCCCCTGAGCGACTTGCGACTCCGGGAGTACCGACGGACCCTCGGCGTCGTGATGCAGGACAACTTCCTGTTCGACGGGACCGTCCGTGACAACCTCGCGTATTCGCGCCCCGACGCGACCGATGAGCAGGTGCGGTCGGTGGCGCGGATCGCCCACGTGGACGAGTTCGTCGAGAAGTGGGAGAAGCAGTACGACACGGTGGTGGGTGAGCGGGGGGTGAAGCTGAGCGGCGGCCAGCGGCAGCGCGTTGCCATTGCGCGCGCGATCCTCGCCGACCCGCGGATCCTCATCCTCGACGAGGCGACGTCGAGCCTGGACAGCGAAAGCGAGGCGATGATTCGCGACGGGCTGCGCAAGCTTCGGCAGGGGCGCACGACCTTCGTGATCGCCCACCGGCTCTCGACGATCGAGAGCGCCGACCAGATCCTGGTGGTGGAGGAGGGGGAGATTGTGGAGCGCGGCACCCACGCCGAGTTGATGGCGCTTGGCGGTCGCTACCGCGACCTGCACAATCGCCAGTACGGCGAAGAGTCGGATCGCTACGTGAACCCGGGTGAGGACTTCACGGCGGTCGCGCCGGTGGCGGGGACCCCGCCCAGCGTGGCCCGCAGCGGGCCGTGA
- a CDS encoding divalent metal cation transporter, which translates to MATSAIGPGFLTQTAVFTQQLGASFGFAILASIVLDLGAQLTTWRVIAAAGRPAGAVADAVRPGLGTVLAVLVAIGGVAFNVGNVAGAGLGLNVMLGMDVRLGAGLSAVGAIGLFLSREAGRAMDRFTQYLGLLMVGLTGWVAVASSPPVGEALVRSVWPRDLDLLSITTLVGGTVGGYITFAGAHRLLDAGVHGVDRIPQVTVAATRAIGIASFMRIVLFLAALGVVSGGATLDPSNPPASVFRLATGEVGYRVFGVVMWAAAITSVVGAAYTSVSFLRTVHAVIDRNHRGWIVGFIVGSAVVFLAIGRPVRTLILVGALNALILPLGLGVMLLAARRRDIVGEYRHPGALVALGWTVALSMAAMGLLTVVRDVPRLWQGG; encoded by the coding sequence ATGGCCACGTCGGCCATCGGCCCGGGCTTCCTGACCCAGACGGCCGTATTCACCCAACAGTTGGGAGCGAGTTTCGGGTTCGCGATCCTGGCGAGCATCGTGCTCGACCTCGGGGCCCAGCTAACCACGTGGCGCGTGATTGCTGCCGCCGGGCGGCCCGCCGGGGCGGTGGCCGACGCGGTGCGTCCGGGGCTCGGGACGGTCCTGGCCGTCCTGGTCGCCATTGGCGGGGTCGCATTCAACGTGGGCAACGTCGCCGGGGCAGGGCTCGGGCTCAACGTGATGCTCGGGATGGATGTGCGCCTCGGCGCTGGCCTGAGTGCGGTGGGGGCGATCGGGCTCTTCCTCTCTCGTGAGGCGGGGCGCGCGATGGACCGCTTCACGCAATACCTGGGCTTGCTGATGGTGGGGCTGACCGGATGGGTGGCCGTGGCGTCTTCACCGCCGGTCGGGGAGGCGCTGGTTCGCAGCGTGTGGCCGCGGGACCTCGACCTGCTGTCGATTACCACCCTGGTTGGGGGGACGGTTGGTGGCTACATCACCTTTGCCGGTGCCCACCGGTTGCTGGATGCCGGGGTCCATGGTGTCGACCGGATTCCCCAGGTGACCGTCGCTGCTACGCGCGCCATCGGCATTGCGTCGTTCATGCGCATCGTGCTGTTCCTGGCCGCGCTTGGCGTCGTGTCGGGGGGGGCCACCCTCGATCCCTCGAACCCGCCCGCGTCGGTCTTTCGGCTCGCCACCGGGGAGGTCGGGTACCGGGTATTTGGCGTGGTGATGTGGGCGGCGGCGATCACGTCGGTGGTCGGGGCGGCGTACACCTCGGTGAGCTTCCTTCGCACCGTCCATGCCGTCATCGACCGCAATCACCGGGGCTGGATCGTGGGGTTCATCGTCGGATCCGCGGTCGTTTTCCTCGCCATCGGGCGGCCGGTCCGCACCCTGATCCTGGTGGGGGCGCTCAACGCCTTGATCCTGCCGTTGGGGCTCGGCGTCATGCTCCTGGCGGCCCGGCGGCGGGACATCGTGGGGGAGTACCGTCACCCTGGGGCGCTGGTCGCGCTGGGCTGGACGGTCGCGCTGTCCATGGCGGCGATGGGGCTGCTGACCGTCGTCAGGGATGTTCCCCGACTTTGGCAGGGAGGGTGA